A genomic window from Scomber scombrus chromosome 18, fScoSco1.1, whole genome shotgun sequence includes:
- the LOC133999935 gene encoding transmembrane protein 100 — translation MGCTTGHLACQPQPQTSGQEGQSLEVGGAKVPDVLSSLERLSQATGGMEKSWYRCIFPFGIISLVIGVAGTGVTYTYNDLPQTKVVSVVLLIMGVLLLLMATACWTVHKKKRRKKKEGGSFTSEQCPL, via the coding sequence ATGGGCTGTACCACAGGCCACCTGGCTTGCCAACCGCAGCCCCAGACCTCGGGGCAGGAGGGTCAGTCACTGGAAGTTGGTGGTGCCAAAGTCCCAGATGTGCTCTCCTCCTTGGAGCGTCTGTCCCAGGCCACTGGAGGCATGGAGAAGTCCTGGTACCGCTGCATCTTTCCCTTTGGAATCATCTCTTTGGTGATTGGTGTAGCAGGGACAGGGGTGACCTACACCTATAATGACCTGCCTCAAACCAAAGTGGTGTCAGTGGTTCTACTTATCATGGGGGTTTTACTGTTGCTGATGGCCACTGCATGTTGGACTGTCcacaagaagaagagaaggaaaaagaaagagggaggctCATTCACCTCCGAGCAGTGTCCCCTGTGA